One window from the genome of Gemmatimonadaceae bacterium encodes:
- a CDS encoding FtsQ-type POTRA domain-containing protein — MTGDAVDAPAPAAPGPARRRRWKRVAIALLVLAAAAAPWWGPPVLSRMAFFRVRRVSIVGARYTSTRDILRQLHVDTTVSVWTALRPLEARVAQLPEVRSAAIRRKLPGTLVVTIVERVPVAMVPTPQGLRPYDASGLPLPIDPSKAAVDVPILASRDTAVLRLLGELRRSAPELYQRVSDVRREGDEVDFSLPTLLVRAMADVTVHRLEDLGPVERDLARRQLAVAELDLRFRDQVIARLK; from the coding sequence GTGACCGGCGACGCCGTGGACGCGCCGGCACCCGCCGCGCCGGGGCCCGCTCGCCGGCGCCGCTGGAAGCGCGTGGCGATCGCGCTCCTCGTGCTGGCCGCGGCCGCTGCGCCCTGGTGGGGGCCGCCGGTGCTGTCGCGGATGGCCTTCTTTCGCGTGCGCCGGGTGTCGATCGTCGGCGCGCGGTACACCTCGACTCGTGACATTCTGCGCCAGTTGCACGTCGATACCACGGTATCGGTGTGGACCGCGCTCCGTCCCCTCGAAGCGCGGGTCGCGCAATTGCCGGAGGTGCGCAGCGCCGCGATTCGGCGTAAGCTTCCGGGGACGCTCGTCGTGACGATCGTCGAGCGGGTGCCGGTGGCGATGGTGCCGACCCCGCAGGGACTGCGTCCGTACGACGCATCGGGGTTGCCGTTGCCGATCGATCCGTCGAAGGCCGCGGTGGACGTGCCGATTCTGGCGAGCCGCGACACGGCGGTTCTGCGATTGCTGGGCGAACTGCGGCGCAGCGCGCCCGAGCTGTACCAGCGGGTGAGCGACGTGCGGCGGGAGGGAGACGAGGTGGACTTCTCCCTGCCCACGCTCCTCGTTCGCGCGATGGCTGATGTGACCGTTCACCGCTTGGAGGACCTGGGGCCGGTGGAGCGCGACCTCGCGCGACGCCAGCTCGCGGTTGCCGAGTTGGACCTACGATTCCGTGACCAAGTGATCGCCCGACTCAAATGA
- the ftsA gene encoding cell division protein FtsA: protein MNAERLVAGLDIGSNKTTAIIAEVVGDLPRHPSIKVLGVGQARTTGMRRGLVSDIEETTRSLRKALQDAERMAGVQVQEVYAGIAGEHVQAMTSKGIVAVSGDEITRADVERANEVARAQAIPQDRELLHAIPQEYSVDKNTGIRDPIGMSGMRLEVEMYLVTIGSSPAINLRKSVERAGYKVRDLVLEPLASALAVLTEDEKELGVALVEMGAGTTDVAVFHEGKIRHLGTIPFGGNNVTSDIVHGLGVTQADAERLKERYGCAYEPLVDPLDIIQLPSTVAQGERQIPRELLAHIIHQRMDEIFDLVQHDIADAGYANRLSAGIVLSGGAAAMQGAGELAADAFGTGVRVGAPADNIGGLSDSVEAPRFATVVGLAQFGATRLALGASSTAKRHGVSGAGMEKWVQKLKFWLQDFF from the coding sequence ATGAACGCAGAACGCCTCGTCGCCGGTCTCGACATCGGCTCCAACAAGACCACCGCCATCATCGCCGAAGTGGTCGGCGATCTTCCGCGGCATCCCTCGATCAAGGTGCTGGGGGTGGGGCAAGCGCGCACCACCGGCATGCGGCGCGGCCTCGTGTCCGACATCGAGGAAACGACCCGCTCCCTGCGCAAGGCGCTGCAGGATGCCGAGCGCATGGCGGGCGTGCAGGTGCAGGAGGTGTACGCGGGCATCGCCGGCGAGCACGTGCAGGCGATGACGAGCAAGGGCATCGTGGCCGTGTCGGGCGACGAGATCACCCGGGCCGACGTGGAGCGCGCCAACGAAGTGGCGCGGGCCCAGGCCATCCCGCAGGACCGCGAACTGCTGCACGCCATCCCGCAGGAGTACTCGGTGGACAAGAACACCGGGATCCGCGATCCGATCGGCATGAGCGGCATGCGTCTCGAGGTGGAGATGTACCTCGTGACGATCGGCAGTTCGCCGGCCATCAACCTGCGCAAGAGCGTGGAGCGCGCCGGCTACAAGGTGCGCGACCTCGTGCTCGAGCCGCTGGCGAGCGCGCTCGCCGTGCTCACCGAGGACGAGAAGGAACTGGGCGTGGCGCTCGTGGAGATGGGCGCCGGCACCACCGATGTCGCCGTCTTCCACGAAGGCAAGATCCGCCACCTGGGCACGATCCCGTTCGGCGGCAACAACGTGACCAGCGACATCGTGCACGGATTGGGGGTCACGCAGGCCGACGCCGAGCGGCTCAAGGAGCGCTACGGCTGCGCGTACGAACCGCTGGTCGACCCGCTGGACATCATCCAGCTGCCGAGCACGGTGGCCCAGGGCGAGCGCCAGATTCCGCGCGAGTTGCTGGCGCACATCATCCACCAGCGTATGGACGAGATCTTCGATCTCGTGCAACACGACATCGCCGACGCCGGATACGCCAACCGCCTGAGCGCCGGCATCGTGCTCTCGGGGGGCGCGGCCGCCATGCAGGGCGCGGGGGAACTCGCGGCCGATGCGTTCGGCACCGGCGTCCGGGTGGGCGCGCCGGCCGACAACATCGGCGGGTTGAGCGATTCGGTGGAAGCTCCGCGGTTCGCCACCGTGGTCGGACTCGCCCAGTTCGGCGCCACGCGGCTGGCGCTCGGCGCCTCGTCCACCGCCAAGCGCCACGGGGTGAGCGGCGCCGGCATGGAGAAGTGGGTGCAGAAGCTCAAATTTTGGCTGCAGGATTTTTTCTGA
- a CDS encoding putative peptidoglycan glycosyltransferase FtsW, with the protein MTEHAGFDAMGDAGVGSRPVERARRDVRERWRMEPEAKALVFITAAVLAFGLAVLYSASAIVAMNENHSSAYYLIRQLEGAAVGVVAFAIAAKMDAQKWERWAWPLMWLTIATMIACLILPASIAPRVHGSKRFLFGTSLQPSELGKFGVIVWVAMLTVKKGEQLRRLTKGVLPILLVIGVLDVLAALEPDLSVAMLYTLLMAVILYAGGVRIGHFVALGIIVTPLLWTEAEKLQYALLRLTSFFDPGSAPTTVSYQLQQSLVAVGSGRLFGVGFGEGRQQYGFLPFPYSDFIASNIGEEWGFLGLAAITLAFAAFALFGFRIARQARSPFLQLVAVGLTFVTVLTALLHVGVVVGLLPTTGLTLPFVSYGRSNLVLTLFTTGVLVNIGSTKERVVGAGATDPLAD; encoded by the coding sequence GTGACGGAGCACGCCGGATTCGATGCGATGGGCGACGCGGGCGTCGGGTCGCGACCGGTCGAGCGCGCGCGCCGCGATGTCCGCGAACGCTGGCGCATGGAGCCCGAGGCGAAGGCGCTGGTGTTCATCACCGCCGCCGTGCTGGCGTTCGGGTTGGCCGTGCTCTACAGCGCCAGCGCGATCGTGGCGATGAACGAGAATCACTCCAGCGCCTACTACCTCATCCGCCAGCTCGAAGGCGCGGCGGTGGGCGTGGTGGCGTTCGCGATCGCCGCCAAGATGGACGCCCAGAAGTGGGAACGATGGGCGTGGCCGCTGATGTGGCTCACGATCGCGACGATGATCGCGTGCCTCATCCTGCCGGCGAGCATCGCGCCGCGGGTCCACGGCTCCAAACGCTTCCTGTTCGGGACCTCGCTGCAGCCGTCGGAGCTGGGCAAGTTCGGCGTGATCGTGTGGGTGGCGATGCTCACCGTGAAGAAGGGCGAGCAGCTGCGGCGTCTCACCAAGGGCGTGCTGCCGATCCTCCTCGTGATCGGCGTGCTCGACGTGCTGGCGGCGCTCGAGCCCGACCTCTCGGTGGCCATGTTGTATACGCTGCTGATGGCGGTGATCCTCTACGCCGGCGGCGTGCGCATCGGACACTTCGTGGCGCTGGGCATCATCGTCACGCCGCTCCTGTGGACCGAGGCCGAGAAGCTGCAGTACGCCCTGCTGCGCCTGACGAGCTTCTTCGATCCCGGGTCGGCCCCGACCACGGTGAGCTACCAGCTCCAGCAGTCGCTGGTGGCGGTGGGATCGGGACGCCTGTTCGGGGTGGGATTCGGCGAGGGCCGCCAGCAGTACGGATTCCTGCCGTTCCCGTACAGCGACTTCATCGCCAGCAACATCGGCGAGGAATGGGGGTTCCTGGGACTGGCCGCGATCACGCTCGCGTTCGCCGCGTTCGCGCTGTTCGGGTTCCGGATCGCGCGCCAGGCGCGCTCGCCGTTCCTGCAGCTGGTGGCCGTGGGGCTCACGTTCGTCACCGTGCTCACGGCGCTCCTGCACGTGGGGGTGGTGGTCGGGCTGCTGCCCACCACCGGCCTCACGCTGCCGTTCGTCTCGTACGGCCGCTCCAATCTGGTGCTCACGCTGTTCACCACGGGCGTGTTGGTGAACATCGGCAGCACCAAGGAGCGCGTGGTCGGGGCCGGCGCCACCGATCCACTCGCCGACTGA
- the murD gene encoding UDP-N-acetylmuramoyl-L-alanine--D-glutamate ligase, translated as MIRVSEPAMALGWLDGEVAVVGLARSGRAVGVLLARAGARVYASDAGSSPALEAAATALRADGVQVDLGRHDLERVARASLVVASPGVPPEAPPLAAARARGVPVVSEIEIGLRFLPALRYIAVTGTNGKTTTTALTAHLLRALGLRAEAAGNIGRPLTELAASPDPAPWVALEVSSFQLHDTPGIAPEVGILTNLSANHLDRYASVDAYYGDKALLFRNATAAATWVTNRDDEACQALVRDVAGVHADFSVAQRADAYYDRAGERLVVLGEPLILRRELPLMGDHNVANALSAALAVMLADPAHRTRQAVAQLAAGLREFRPLEHRIEPAGTSGGVAWINDSKSTNVMSTLVALRGMTRPTVLLLGGRHKGEPYTALADELRRTVKRVIAYGEAAPLIVQDLQALVPVTRVPAGASFADVVAQARGAAAPGDVVLLSPACSSYDMFANYEQRGAEFKRLAVAP; from the coding sequence ATGATCCGCGTCTCGGAGCCGGCGATGGCGCTGGGGTGGCTCGACGGCGAGGTCGCCGTGGTGGGACTGGCGCGCAGCGGCCGCGCGGTGGGCGTGCTGCTGGCGCGCGCCGGCGCTCGCGTCTACGCGTCGGACGCCGGCTCGTCGCCGGCGCTCGAAGCGGCGGCCACTGCGCTGCGCGCCGACGGCGTCCAGGTGGACCTCGGGCGCCACGATCTGGAGCGCGTGGCGCGCGCATCGCTGGTGGTGGCGAGCCCGGGCGTGCCGCCCGAGGCGCCGCCCCTGGCGGCCGCCCGCGCCCGCGGGGTGCCGGTGGTGAGCGAGATCGAGATCGGGCTGCGGTTCCTGCCGGCGTTGCGGTACATCGCGGTGACCGGCACCAACGGCAAGACGACGACCACGGCGCTCACGGCGCACCTGCTGCGCGCGCTCGGGCTGCGCGCCGAAGCGGCCGGCAACATCGGCCGGCCGCTCACCGAACTCGCGGCCTCGCCCGATCCGGCGCCGTGGGTGGCGCTCGAGGTGTCGTCGTTCCAGTTGCACGACACGCCGGGCATCGCGCCCGAGGTGGGGATCCTCACCAACCTCTCGGCCAACCACCTCGACCGCTACGCGAGCGTGGACGCGTACTACGGCGACAAGGCCCTGCTGTTCCGGAACGCGACGGCGGCGGCGACGTGGGTGACCAACCGCGACGACGAGGCTTGCCAGGCGCTGGTGCGCGACGTGGCGGGCGTGCACGCCGACTTCTCGGTGGCGCAGCGGGCCGATGCCTATTACGACCGCGCGGGCGAGCGGCTGGTGGTGCTGGGCGAGCCGCTGATCCTGCGCCGCGAGCTGCCGTTGATGGGCGACCACAACGTGGCGAACGCATTGAGCGCGGCGCTGGCGGTGATGCTCGCCGATCCCGCGCACCGCACGCGACAGGCGGTGGCGCAGCTGGCCGCCGGCCTGCGGGAGTTCCGGCCGCTCGAGCACCGCATCGAGCCGGCGGGGACGTCGGGCGGCGTGGCGTGGATCAACGACTCCAAGTCCACGAACGTGATGTCCACGCTCGTCGCGCTGCGCGGCATGACGCGCCCCACCGTGCTGCTGCTGGGCGGCCGCCACAAGGGCGAGCCGTACACGGCGCTGGCCGACGAACTCCGGCGGACGGTGAAGCGCGTGATCGCGTACGGCGAGGCGGCGCCGCTGATCGTGCAGGACCTGCAGGCGCTGGTGCCGGTGACGCGGGTGCCGGCGGGAGCGTCGTTCGCCGACGTCGTGGCCCAGGCCCGCGGCGCCGCCGCCCCGGGCGACGTGGTGCTGCTGTCGCCCGCGTGCTCGAGCTACGACATGTTCGCGAACTACGAGCAGCGCGGCGCCGAGTTCAAGCGTCTGGCGGTGGCGCCGTGA
- the murC gene encoding UDP-N-acetylmuramate--L-alanine ligase, with translation MSLIDRTDPRPIHFVGIAGAGMRALAELLARRGAAVTGCDASVADTGDLRTLDILVWEGHDPSHVEGARAVVVTSAVARHHPELERARVLGIPVIRRAEALGEATAGRELVAVAGTHGKSTTTVMTTLALAAAGSDPTALVGARVSEWRGNLRAGGDALYVVEADEYDRSFLALSPSVAVVTNIEADHLDIYADLADIRGAFAQFVRDARAIVISADDEQARTLALPDTAEVVRFGIRSPDARLTAADVAFVDGGARFEVRFDGRRLGAIALRVPGLHNVQNALAALGAGLAEGRTVAEMAPGLEAFRGVERRFQRVGDAAGVVVVDDYAHHPTEIAASLAAARSAYPGRRVIAAFQPHLYSRTRDFAPAFARALSGADVIFLAEIYPAREQPIPGVTADLIAHALGAAGDRLAWRGAREALAPALGAFVRSGDVVLTMGAGDVTKTGGELVKLLEAR, from the coding sequence ATGTCCCTCATCGACCGTACCGACCCGCGTCCGATCCACTTCGTTGGCATCGCCGGCGCGGGCATGCGCGCGCTCGCCGAACTGCTGGCGCGGCGCGGCGCCGCGGTCACGGGCTGCGACGCCAGCGTGGCCGATACCGGCGACCTGCGGACGCTCGACATTCTCGTGTGGGAGGGCCACGATCCGTCCCACGTCGAAGGCGCGCGGGCCGTGGTGGTCACCTCGGCGGTGGCCCGGCACCACCCGGAGCTCGAGCGGGCCCGCGTCCTGGGCATCCCCGTCATTCGCCGGGCGGAAGCGCTCGGCGAGGCCACCGCCGGACGCGAGCTGGTGGCCGTGGCCGGTACGCACGGCAAGTCCACGACGACCGTCATGACCACGCTGGCGCTGGCGGCCGCCGGGAGCGACCCCACGGCGCTCGTGGGGGCCCGGGTGAGCGAGTGGCGCGGCAACCTGCGGGCCGGCGGCGACGCGCTCTACGTCGTGGAGGCGGACGAATACGATCGGTCGTTTCTCGCGCTCAGCCCCTCCGTGGCGGTGGTCACCAACATCGAGGCCGACCACCTGGACATCTACGCCGACCTGGCCGACATCCGGGGCGCGTTCGCGCAGTTCGTGCGCGACGCGCGCGCCATCGTCATCTCCGCCGACGACGAACAGGCGCGCACGCTGGCGCTGCCCGACACCGCCGAGGTGGTGCGATTCGGCATTCGCTCGCCCGACGCGCGGCTCACGGCCGCCGACGTGGCGTTCGTGGACGGGGGGGCGCGATTCGAGGTGCGGTTCGACGGCCGGCGGCTGGGCGCGATCGCGCTGCGCGTGCCCGGGCTGCACAACGTGCAGAACGCACTGGCCGCGCTCGGGGCGGGGTTGGCGGAGGGGCGCACGGTGGCGGAAATGGCGCCCGGCCTCGAGGCGTTTCGCGGCGTGGAGCGGCGGTTCCAACGCGTGGGCGACGCGGCCGGCGTGGTCGTGGTGGACGACTACGCCCATCATCCCACCGAGATCGCGGCCTCGTTGGCGGCGGCCCGCAGCGCGTATCCCGGGCGTCGCGTGATCGCGGCCTTCCAGCCGCATCTGTACTCGCGGACGCGCGACTTCGCGCCCGCGTTCGCGCGCGCGCTGTCGGGCGCCGACGTGATCTTCCTGGCCGAGATCTACCCGGCCCGCGAGCAGCCGATTCCCGGCGTGACGGCGGACCTCATCGCCCACGCGCTGGGGGCGGCCGGCGACCGGTTGGCGTGGCGCGGGGCGCGCGAGGCGCTGGCGCCGGCGCTGGGCGCCTTCGTGCGCTCGGGGGACGTGGTGCTGACGATGGGCGCCGGCGACGTGACCAAGACGGGCGGCGAGTTGGTGAAGCTGTTGGAGGCCAGGTGA
- a CDS encoding methylated-DNA--[protein]-cysteine S-methyltransferase, whose product MPDAVRFLTMPSPVGALTLAASAAGLVGVYFERHQHGPPPRQQSRWVPDRGQANPGSVVLARARHQLNAYFDGTLTRFDLPLAAEGTPFQRQVWDELRRIPFGSTMSYGELARALGRPTAARAVGAANGRNPISIVVPCHRVIGADGSLTGFGGGMERKRWLLEHERR is encoded by the coding sequence ATGCCCGACGCCGTTCGATTTCTCACCATGCCCAGTCCGGTGGGCGCGCTCACGCTCGCTGCGAGCGCGGCGGGGCTCGTCGGCGTGTACTTCGAGCGCCACCAGCATGGGCCGCCGCCGCGCCAGCAATCGCGCTGGGTGCCCGATCGCGGGCAAGCCAACCCGGGATCCGTCGTCTTGGCGCGCGCCCGACACCAACTGAACGCCTACTTCGACGGTACCCTCACGCGATTCGACCTACCCCTCGCCGCGGAGGGCACGCCCTTCCAGCGCCAGGTATGGGACGAGCTGCGCCGGATCCCCTTCGGCTCGACGATGTCCTACGGAGAGTTGGCCCGCGCGCTGGGGCGCCCGACGGCGGCACGCGCCGTGGGCGCCGCCAACGGACGCAACCCGATCTCGATCGTGGTGCCCTGCCATCGCGTGATCGGCGCCGACGGATCGCTCACGGGCTTTGGCGGCGGCATGGAGCGCAAGCGCTGGCTCTTGGAGCACGAACGACGGTAG
- the ftsZ gene encoding cell division protein FtsZ, producing the protein MVFEFEESANQHARMKVVGVGGGGGNAVNRMIEERLEHVEFISVNTDNQALLSSRSDIKVQIGKKLTRGLGAGARPEIGRQAIEENRDEVGAALQGADLVFITCGMGGGTGTGAAPVVAELAREAGALTVGIVTKPFLFEGRKRMRQAEQGIAEMRKNVDTMIVVPNERLLAVVGKGIPFQDALKKADEVLLHATQGISTLITKPGLVNVDFADVRTVMREGGSALMGTGIGRGENRAMEAAQQAISSPLLDNVSISGSRGVLLNITGGGDLTLGEVTQISDIVHDAAGDDAEIIFGAVHEPAMQGELRVTVIATGFDRTVQTGITPSHDHPLMGRGAPVIPFPGTRTTRPSAVPPRGTGTQGNSDATRPARPAAADKDKAGNDLSDMEIPTFIRRQMD; encoded by the coding sequence ATGGTCTTCGAGTTCGAAGAAAGCGCGAATCAGCACGCCCGGATGAAGGTCGTGGGCGTGGGCGGGGGTGGCGGCAACGCCGTCAACCGCATGATCGAGGAGCGCCTCGAGCATGTGGAGTTCATCTCGGTCAACACCGACAATCAGGCCTTGCTGAGTTCGCGATCGGACATCAAGGTCCAGATCGGCAAGAAGCTGACCCGCGGACTGGGCGCCGGGGCGCGACCCGAGATCGGGCGCCAGGCCATCGAGGAGAATCGCGATGAGGTCGGGGCGGCGCTCCAGGGGGCGGACCTCGTGTTCATCACCTGCGGCATGGGGGGCGGCACCGGCACCGGTGCGGCGCCCGTCGTGGCGGAACTGGCTCGCGAGGCCGGCGCGCTCACCGTGGGGATCGTGACCAAGCCGTTCCTGTTCGAGGGGCGCAAGCGCATGCGGCAGGCGGAGCAGGGCATCGCCGAGATGCGCAAGAACGTGGACACGATGATCGTCGTCCCCAACGAGCGGCTGCTGGCCGTGGTCGGCAAGGGGATCCCGTTCCAGGATGCGCTCAAGAAGGCCGATGAAGTGCTGCTGCATGCCACGCAGGGCATCAGCACGCTGATCACCAAGCCGGGTCTCGTGAACGTGGACTTTGCCGACGTGCGCACGGTGATGCGTGAGGGCGGGTCGGCGCTCATGGGCACCGGGATCGGCCGCGGCGAGAACCGGGCCATGGAAGCGGCGCAGCAGGCCATCTCGAGCCCGCTGCTCGACAACGTGTCCATCTCCGGCTCGCGGGGCGTGTTGCTCAACATCACGGGCGGCGGCGACCTGACGCTCGGCGAGGTCACCCAGATCAGCGACATCGTGCACGACGCGGCCGGGGACGACGCCGAGATCATCTTCGGCGCCGTGCACGAACCGGCCATGCAGGGCGAGTTGCGGGTCACGGTCATCGCCACCGGGTTCGACCGCACCGTGCAGACGGGGATCACGCCGTCGCACGACCATCCGCTGATGGGCCGCGGCGCGCCGGTGATTCCGTTCCCCGGCACGCGGACGACGCGGCCCAGCGCCGTGCCGCCGCGGGGGACGGGGACGCAGGGCAACTCGGACGCGACGCGTCCGGCCCGGCCGGCGGCCGCGGACAAGGACAAGGCCGGAAACGATCTCAGCGACATGGAGATCCCGACCTTCATACGGAGGCAGATGGATTGA
- a CDS encoding UDP-N-acetylglucosamine--N-acetylmuramyl-(pentapeptide) pyrophosphoryl-undecaprenol N-acetylglucosamine transferase yields the protein MRVIFAGGGTGGHLYPGLAIARALVRERPGIEPFFVGAQRGIEREVLPKAEFPYLLLDLHPLHRRSPWKNWRTVVSAVAVWRRIRALVKEERPALVVGTGGYASGLMLEYARRRKIPIVQQVGDSFPGLTARRYSRDCAEIYVTFPEAARFLRVRDPRVIVDTGAPIDPPNAERPSRAQAREHWGFPPTGGHVLLIYGGSQGALAINRAVASWINGRLPDDLYVIWMTGKATYGEFAGYESERVRVREYLSPIADAYAAADLALARAGSMTTSELFAWGIPAILVPLPSAAAQHQTTNAATLEHAGAAIHLPQQTLSGPRLHELISSLLGDPVKLAALSAGAGRRARPHAAENIARHILGVIDRTSRQP from the coding sequence ATGCGCGTGATCTTCGCGGGCGGCGGCACGGGCGGGCACCTCTATCCGGGGCTCGCCATCGCGCGCGCGCTGGTGCGCGAGCGGCCGGGGATCGAGCCGTTCTTCGTGGGCGCCCAGCGGGGCATCGAGCGCGAGGTGCTGCCCAAGGCCGAGTTCCCGTACCTGCTGCTCGATCTGCATCCGCTGCACCGGCGCTCGCCGTGGAAGAACTGGCGCACCGTGGTCAGCGCGGTCGCCGTCTGGCGCCGCATCCGCGCGCTGGTCAAGGAAGAGCGGCCCGCGCTCGTCGTGGGCACGGGCGGCTACGCGTCGGGGCTGATGCTCGAATACGCGCGACGGCGGAAGATCCCCATCGTCCAGCAGGTGGGCGACAGCTTTCCCGGGCTCACCGCGCGGCGCTATAGCCGCGATTGCGCCGAGATCTACGTGACGTTTCCCGAAGCGGCGCGATTTCTCCGGGTGCGCGATCCCCGGGTGATCGTGGACACCGGGGCGCCCATCGACCCGCCCAACGCCGAGCGCCCCTCGCGGGCCCAGGCGCGCGAGCACTGGGGGTTCCCGCCCACGGGGGGGCACGTGCTGCTGATCTACGGCGGAAGCCAGGGCGCGCTCGCGATCAACCGCGCCGTGGCCAGTTGGATCAATGGCCGGCTGCCCGACGATCTGTACGTGATCTGGATGACCGGGAAGGCCACCTACGGCGAGTTCGCGGGCTACGAGAGCGAGCGCGTGCGCGTGCGCGAATACCTGTCGCCGATCGCCGATGCCTATGCGGCCGCCGATCTCGCGCTGGCCCGCGCCGGCTCGATGACCACGAGCGAGCTGTTCGCCTGGGGGATCCCGGCGATCCTCGTGCCGCTGCCCTCGGCCGCGGCGCAGCACCAGACCACGAACGCGGCCACCCTCGAACACGCCGGCGCCGCCATCCACCTCCCGCAGCAAACGCTCAGCGGCCCGCGGCTGCACGAGCTGATCTCCAGTCTGCTGGGCGATCCGGTCAAACTCGCGGCGCTCTCCGCCGGCGCCGGCCGCCGCGCGCGTCCGCACGCCGCCGAGAACATCGCGCGGCACATCCTGGGCGTGATCGACCGAACGTCGCGCCAGCCTTGA
- a CDS encoding M23 family metallopeptidase produces the protein MTVRAARAITYLVVAVLAVFAMRATPPIAPPVAQVLSDSVAKPSWELPFDTVARGETLVGVLERGGLSDTAAGNAVQAATSINPRRIPAGMRVAVINASPSDSEPTEIVLQLAADHFLHLIRGAAGWTEKDERLPWKTDTLVIQGTIHSNLYQAVYAAADSLLPRDAQDAVVVQMADNVYQYRVDMSRDLQNGDSFRVMVPRSVASNGTVRIGDIVAAQLVLSGTTIDAVHYTNDKVQGDYFDQKGRSLKAAFLRVPLRFKYISSAFGNRFHPILKLWRDHKGIDYAANAGTPVRAIGNGVVVRAGWASGYGNLIEIRHPNGFSSRYGHLRAFASGIHAGARVSIGETIGFVGMTGLATGPHLHFEFLVHGVQRDPRLALRNVGGEPIPTTQVAQFDQVRDRVLAELQGSGDDVTTLAQR, from the coding sequence TTGACGGTACGCGCCGCTCGCGCCATCACCTATCTGGTGGTGGCGGTTCTTGCCGTCTTCGCCATGCGCGCGACGCCGCCGATTGCTCCTCCGGTGGCGCAGGTGCTTTCCGATAGCGTCGCCAAGCCCAGCTGGGAGCTGCCGTTCGACACCGTAGCCCGCGGGGAGACGCTGGTGGGCGTGCTGGAACGGGGCGGGCTCAGCGACACGGCGGCGGGCAACGCCGTCCAGGCGGCCACCTCCATCAATCCGCGCCGCATTCCGGCCGGGATGCGTGTGGCGGTGATCAACGCCTCGCCCTCCGATTCCGAGCCCACCGAGATCGTGCTGCAGTTGGCCGCCGATCACTTCCTGCATCTGATCCGGGGCGCTGCCGGCTGGACCGAGAAGGACGAGCGCCTGCCGTGGAAGACCGACACCCTGGTCATCCAGGGCACCATCCATTCCAACCTGTACCAGGCCGTGTACGCGGCCGCCGACTCGCTCCTCCCGCGCGACGCGCAGGACGCCGTGGTCGTGCAGATGGCGGACAACGTCTACCAGTACCGCGTGGACATGAGCCGCGATCTGCAGAATGGCGACTCCTTCCGCGTCATGGTGCCGCGGTCGGTGGCCTCCAACGGCACGGTGCGCATCGGCGACATCGTGGCCGCGCAGCTCGTGCTGTCGGGCACCACGATCGACGCCGTGCACTACACCAACGACAAGGTGCAGGGCGACTATTTCGATCAGAAGGGGCGGTCGCTCAAGGCGGCGTTCCTGCGGGTGCCGCTCCGCTTCAAGTACATCTCGAGCGCCTTCGGCAACCGCTTCCATCCCATTCTCAAGCTCTGGCGCGACCACAAGGGCATCGACTACGCGGCCAACGCCGGCACGCCGGTGCGCGCCATCGGCAACGGCGTCGTGGTCCGCGCCGGGTGGGCCAGCGGGTACGGCAACCTCATCGAGATCCGGCATCCCAACGGCTTCTCGTCGCGGTATGGGCACCTGCGCGCGTTCGCCAGCGGCATCCACGCGGGGGCGCGCGTCTCGATCGGCGAGACGATCGGCTTCGTGGGCATGACGGGCCTGGCCACCGGCCCGCACCTGCACTTCGAGTTCCTCGTGCACGGCGTGCAACGCGATCCGCGGCTGGCGCTGCGCAACGTGGGTGGCGAGCCGATCCCGACCACGCAGGTGGCGCAGTTCGATCAGGTGCGTGACCGCGTGCTCGCCGAACTGCAGGGCAGCGGCGACGACGTCACGACGCTCGCGCAGCGCTAG